GGAGCCTGGCCGCCAGGCGGACCTCGGCGGGGATGGCGGCAAGCGTCAGGGTCCGGGTGAAGTCGGCGATGCGCTCGGCGGCGGTCGGCATGGCGGGCCTCAGACCGTCCAGGGCTCGTCGGTGCCGGGGAAGCCGTCCGCGGCCGCGGGCGCGCTGCGCCGGAGGACCATGAACGTGCGCTTGAACTCGATCACGACCTCGCGTCGCTGGTTGACCCCTCGGCAGCGGATCGTGACGATGCCGACGTCGGGGTTCGAGCGCGACTCGCGCGTGCCGATGACCTCGCTTTCGGCCCACAGCGTGTCCCCGACGAACACGGGCTTCGGCAGCTTGATGGCGCTCCACTCGAGGTTGGCCGCCGCGTTCTCGCTCGTGTCGGGAACGCTGAGTCCCGTCACCAGCGCCAGGGTGAAGGTGCTGTTCACCAGGGGCTGGCCGAAGCGCGTCCGGGCGGCGTACGGCACGTTGAAGTGGATCTGGTT
The genomic region above belongs to Candidatus Methylomirabilota bacterium and contains:
- a CDS encoding MaoC family dehydratase, producing MTRDSQATAPKTWRGRFFEDLDVGDVYRSRVGRTITETDNIWFTCLTLNTNQIHFNVPYAARTRFGQPLVNSTFTLALVTGLSVPDTSENAAANLEWSAIKLPKPVFVGDTLWAESEVIGTRESRSNPDVGIVTIRCRGVNQRREVVIEFKRTFMVLRRSAPAAADGFPGTDEPWTV